The following are from one region of the Betta splendens chromosome 15, fBetSpl5.4, whole genome shotgun sequence genome:
- the slc29a3 gene encoding equilibrative nucleoside transporter 3 yields the protein MGSTEPAANNLNSSYVPNAPDDLDVPEGEESDDHDPLLPSQPSGPVAVRYSPDDSYNLVYIIFFLMGIGSLLPWNFFVTAKSYWLHKLSNATHDGGGEEQHSQLSDYFESYISIASTVPSVLCLILNYFLVNRFSADVRIIFSLVLILLVFVVTTVLVKVDTTNYRMEFFAITMASVAVVSGASNVFSGSVFGISGHFPMRISQALISGQAMGGTLSAVFSIVEMAAAKDVTDSALAYFLTADVLIILCIITYLLLPKLDFSRHYMQTAASSHSVTSQAGGTQSRASVPPLSPILRKTWLLGLCVFYVFFISITVFPAVSSGIQSIDKDSGSPLTTTYFVPLTCFLLYNAADFCGRQATAWIQVPGPKSHILPALVLCRTIIVPLFMLCNFQPREHLLTVPFAYDVYPVVLNCVLGLTNGYLGTLLMIYGPKVVPRELAEATGVVMSFFLALGLAFGSLFSMVIVHCI from the exons ATGGGCAGCACAGAACCCGCAGCTAATAATCTTAACTCCTCATATGTTCCAAACGCGCCTGACGACCTCGACGTGCCTGAAGGCGAGGAAAGCGACGACCATGATCCACTTCTGCCCTCACAGCCTTCAGGGCCTGTCGCTGTGCGTTACAGTCCAGATGATTCCTACAATTTGGTGTACATCATCTTCTTTCTCATGGGCATTGGCTCCCTCCTGCCATGGAATTTCTTTGTAACAGCCAAAAGCTACTGGCTCCACAAGCTCAGTAACGCCACTCATGACGGCGGCGGTGAGGAGCAACATTCACAGCTCAGT GACTATTTTGAAAGTTATATCTCCATTGCCTCCACGGTTCCCTCGGTGCTGTGTCTGATCCTCAACTACTTCTTAGTTAACAG GTTTTCTGCAGACGTGCGGATCATCTTTTCTCTGGTTCTGAtcctgttggtgtttgtggtgACTACGGTGCTGGTGAAGGTGGACACGACCAATTACAGGATGGAGTTCTTTGCTATTACAATGGCCAGTGTGGCTGTTGTCAGTGGAGCCTCCAACGTATTTTCTGGCAGTGTTTTCGGGATCAGTGGGCATTTTCCAATGAGGATCTCTCAGGCCCTCATATCAG gccAGGCTATGGGAGGCACCCTGAGTGCGGTTTTTTCAATCGTGGAAATGGCAGCAGCTAAGGATGTGACAGACAGTGCTCTGGCATATTTCCTGACAGCTGATGTCCTCATCATACTCTGCATCATCACATATCTGCTGCTGCCCAAGCTGGATTTTTCAAG ACACTACATGCAGACAGCAGCCTCCAGTCATTCGGTGACGAGCCAGGCTGGAGGCACCCAGAGCAGAGCGTCCGTGCCGCCGCTGTCGCCCATCCTCAGGAAGACGTGGCTGCTCGGCCTGTGTGTCTTCTACGTCTTCTTCATCTCCATCACCGTGTTCCCGGCAGTGTCTTCAGGGATCCAGTCCATTGACAAAGACAGTGGCAGCCCTTTGACTACAACTTATTTTGTGCCGCTCACTTGTTTCCTTCTGTACAACGCAGCTGATTTCTGTGGCAGGCAGGCGACAGCCTGGATACAGGTCCCAGGTCCAAAAAGCCACATTCTGCCAGCACTAGTGCTGTGTCGCACCATCATAGTCCCACTTTTCATGCTCTGTAACTTCCAACCAAGGGAGCACCTCCTTACAGTCCCGTTTGCCTATGATGTGTATCCAGTGGTCTTAAACTGCGTCTTGGGCCTCACTAATGGTTACCTCGGCACTTTACTCATGATCTACGGCCCTAAGGTGGTACCACGCGAGCTGGCGGAGGCCACAGGAGTCGTCATGTCGTTCTTTCTGGCTCTTGGACTGGCTTTTGGATCTTTATTCTCTATGGTGATTGTACACTGTATCTGA